DNA from Petroclostridium xylanilyticum:
CCGCACCTGCATTGTAAGCAGCTACTGCTTCTGATGGCGTCAATGCTCCCGGAATGGATACCTTATCTAGTTTTTTTGTTTCCCTAATAACCTCGAGATCCGTGTTAGGAGAAATGATATATTCAGCACCTGCTTCAACTGCCTTATGCACCTGTTCCACAGTAAGTACTGTTCCCGCACCAACCATTACCTTTTCACCAAAGTGCTCCTTGATTTTTGAAATGCTTACTAATGTATCTTTTGCTTTTTCTTCACTTGACTGATCAAATGTTACCTCTACACAGCAAATACCGCCGTCGAGCATTGCCTGTACCAAGCTTATAATTTTATCACTTGAAATTCCTCTTACAATTGCAATTATCTTACTTTCTAAAATTTTATCTAAAACCTTCTGTGACATTTTGCGTTGCCTCCTTTTCACTTCTACACTATTTTTATCTTAAATATCCTTACAATCGATAACAACCTTTACTGTGCCATTTTTACTATCAGCTATCAGATCGAATACACTTTCGCTGCTCTTAAGAGGAACTACATGGGATACTATCTTTTCAAGGTCATCCTTAATTTGAGCAGAATATTCTACTGCCTGTCTAAATTCTTCCTTTGTGTATACTCTTGTTCCAACTATATGCTGTTCTTTAAAATTGATATCTCTTAAATCAACTTTGTGTGGTGCTTTGTGAACTGATACCAAACAGATAGTCCCGCCAACTCTTGTAATCTTCGACATTTGTATTGCAGCTATTTCAGCGCCACTGCATTCAAACAGTACATCTACGCCTTCTCCTGCTGTAGCAGCCTTTGTCACTTCTTCCATATCTGAAGTTTTTACATTTACAGCTATCATTCCGAATTCTTCTGCTTTTTTAAGACGCCCCTCGTCAATATCAGAGATGAATATTTTAGATGCACCCATATGCTTTAGCATCATACCTGTTATTATTCCAATTGGGCCTGCACCTATAACAGCAGCAGTGTCTAAAGCTTTAAATCCACTTTGGTGAATAGCTCGGACAATAACAGCTAAAGGCTCAATAACAACTGCTGCCTTATCAGAAACTGTATCGGGTACTTTGAATAAAACGTCTTCATCAACATAAGCATATTCTGAAATTCCACCATCAACATCAATACCAATAAGACGTAATGTATTACAAACATGTGCGTTTCCTGTTCTACATGGGAGACAATGCCCACATGAAAGAAGCGGATATGCTACAACTCTATCGCCTTTTTTAAACTTCTTAGTATCTTCACAAACTTCGCCTAGAAATTCATGGCCTAATACTAATGGTGCTTTTGCCCTGGGATGTGTTCCGAGAAAAATACCTATATCTGAGCCGCAAATCCCACAATATTTCATTGCAACCTTGACATACCCAGCCTTAGGTACTGGATCTGGAACTTCCTTAAACTCAGCCTTTTTAGGACCAGTATACACTAATGCTTTCATAAATGACCCCCTTTTATTATTTTAATAGTTATAGCAGCTTTCTGCTTAACTTAATAAACGACCGAAATTTTTGCTCTGCTTACTTTAATATTATTACATTGAATAACACTTCCAACCTTTAAGACTATGCTGTATTTCTATAACGTTTACTTAATAAGTCTGAAAATCATAAACAAATGGAATAAAATTTTTTTTAGAATATAAAATATT
Protein-coding regions in this window:
- a CDS encoding bifunctional 4-hydroxy-2-oxoglutarate aldolase/2-dehydro-3-deoxy-phosphogluconate aldolase; the encoded protein is MSQKVLDKILESKIIAIVRGISSDKIISLVQAMLDGGICCVEVTFDQSSEEKAKDTLVSISKIKEHFGEKVMVGAGTVLTVEQVHKAVEAGAEYIISPNTDLEVIRETKKLDKVSIPGALTPSEAVAAYNAGADIIKLFPAGVFGASYIKAVKAPLKHIPITAVGGVSPDNIAEFIKAGAVGAGVGGNLVSAKLVDEGKFDEIAAIAKEYVDAIRGL
- a CDS encoding zinc-dependent alcohol dehydrogenase, giving the protein MKALVYTGPKKAEFKEVPDPVPKAGYVKVAMKYCGICGSDIGIFLGTHPRAKAPLVLGHEFLGEVCEDTKKFKKGDRVVAYPLLSCGHCLPCRTGNAHVCNTLRLIGIDVDGGISEYAYVDEDVLFKVPDTVSDKAAVVIEPLAVIVRAIHQSGFKALDTAAVIGAGPIGIITGMMLKHMGASKIFISDIDEGRLKKAEEFGMIAVNVKTSDMEEVTKAATAGEGVDVLFECSGAEIAAIQMSKITRVGGTICLVSVHKAPHKVDLRDINFKEQHIVGTRVYTKEEFRQAVEYSAQIKDDLEKIVSHVVPLKSSESVFDLIADSKNGTVKVVIDCKDI